One genomic window of Metopolophium dirhodum isolate CAU chromosome 4, ASM1992520v1, whole genome shotgun sequence includes the following:
- the LOC132942673 gene encoding LOW QUALITY PROTEIN: uncharacterized protein LOC132942673 (The sequence of the model RefSeq protein was modified relative to this genomic sequence to represent the inferred CDS: inserted 2 bases in 1 codon) produces the protein MDKSSAKEIFFHSCINGDLSTIKINLFHNVSPFSLDKYGNNALHLASMNNQPKVLEYLLKTVKTYKSNFRNKIGRTALNIAAAQGAFECIEVLLNNYPCDINSTDKIFNNSPLHWCVTSKCIKGVKKLLDVGADFTLVNKFGKTPLQLAKTTCLDIFHLIDNFIKNKNKYQFLHTTPQSNNGIRTNINITSKSSNSPQFKITNGNSKSNSKIFNKTVDQQSVNCETILGPNLVSNNSDESFYLDISKLKHGDNSVLKLLEKSIEPVDETSFVSSILNSGKVIQLTEAGILALEYTKNEINTPIPDRLVQSLLNTSQQYNENENHLDYDNIEKDIELGSTTLARGLKRLKSPQPCSKRFKYTESTKTSEFESLLDQLGSKCTKTVPIVYNSNSYCSQSLSSVENRTMRNNEVCNQNQLVCVNPDINAQPKWVDDLLCLFHKLNNSAIVEXKSIELTWCT, from the exons ATGGATAAGTCGTCAGCCAAGGAGATATTTTTCCATTCATGCATAAATGGTGATTTgagtacaattaaaattaatttgttccaTAATGTATCGCCGTTCAGCCTAGACAAG tatGGAAACAATGCTTTGCACCTAGCTTCCATGAACAATCAACCAAAAGTATTAGAATACTTACTAAAGACTGTCAAAACTTATAAAAGCAATTTTCGGAATAAAATTGGACGTACTGCTTTAAATATTGCAGCCGCTCAAGGTGCATTTGAGTGCATTGAAGTTTTACTTAACAACTATCCTTGTGACATCAATTCTACAGATAAg atttttaacaaTAGTCCACTACATTGGTGTGTTACAAGCAAATGTATCAAAGGTGTTAAGAAGTTATTAGATGTGGGAGCTGATTTCACGCTTGTAAACAAATTTGGTAAAACTCCTTTACAACTTGCCAAAACAACTTGTTTggacatttttcatttaatagacaat tttatcaaaaataaaaataagtaccaaTTTTTACACACAACTCCACAGTCTAATAATGGTATTagaactaatataaatattacctcAAAATCATCTAATTCgccacaatttaaaataacta atggtaattcaaaatcaaattcaaaaatatttaataagactGTTGATCAGCAAAGTGTCAATTGTGAAACAATATTAGGCCCTAATTTGGTATCTAATAATTCAGATGAATCATTTTATCTGGATATTTCAAAACTAAAAc atgGTGATAattctgttttaaaattattggaaAAATCTATTGAACCAGTCGACGAAACTTCTTTTGTTTCATCTATTTTAAACAGTGGAAAAGTTATTCAGTTgacag aagcTGGTATACTTGCTTTGGAATacacaaaaaatgaaataaatactcCAATTCCTGATCGCCTTGTACAAAGCCTCTTGAACACATCTCaacaatataatgaaaatgaaaatcatcttgactatgataatattgaaaaagataTTGAATTAGGTTCAACAACACTTGCCAGAGGATTAAAACGACTGAAAAGTCCACAACCCTGCTCTAAAAGATTTAAATATACTGAAAGTACTAAGACTTCGGAGTTTGAAAGTTTATTGGATCAATTGGGTTCTAAGTGTACTAAAACTGTACCCATagtttataattcaaattcttaCTGTTCACAAAGCTTGTCATCTGTAGAAAATAGGACAATGAGAAATAATGAGGTTTGCAATCAAAATCAATTAGTATGCGTAAACCCTGACATTAATGCTCAGCCCAAATGGGTAGATGATCTATTgtgtttatttcataaattaaataattcggCCATAGTAGA CAAATCAATTGAACTAACTTGGTGCACTTAG
- the LOC132942675 gene encoding MICOS complex subunit MIC13 homolog QIL1, whose product MSKLNKFISYTIRGALFGATIFGSSELGIWKDGETSREVAKIIIAILTPIAKKAESEMPAQVKSLPSVENLKSTSTACWNKGVYNAGEFVIDVPNKCVVAANKAYQLVEIQVNKSKEN is encoded by the exons ATGAGTAAACTAAACAAATTCATAAG ttacacTATAAGAGGAGCATTATTTGGAGCAACAATATTTGGTTCATCAGAATTAGGTATATGGAAAGATGGTGAAACATCACGTGAAGTAGCAAAAATCATCATTGCAATTTTGACACCTATTGCCAAAAAAGCAGAGTCTGAAATGCCAGCACAA GTAAAATCATTGCCATctgtagaaaatttaaaatccacaTCTACGGCGTGTTGGAATAAAGGTGTGTACAACGCTGGCGAGTTTGTTATTGATGTACCTAACAAATGTGTCGTTGCAGCGAATAAAGCGTATCAATTGGTTGAGATACAAGTGAATAAAtctaaagaaaattaa